Proteins from one Pseudodesulfovibrio hydrargyri genomic window:
- a CDS encoding OsmC family protein, which translates to MITTKSKQDDYLTEFTDGDHVGQCDAPVGKGGRDAAFTPFALLEASLAGCLNITLRAFAKSHDIELGHVETTVTLVPGESGTTFEYSVELPEGVSEKDTKRLLAALKGCPIHGLLGKPVTFELKA; encoded by the coding sequence ATGATCACGACCAAGAGCAAACAAGACGATTATCTGACGGAATTCACTGACGGCGACCACGTGGGACAGTGCGACGCCCCGGTGGGCAAGGGCGGCCGGGACGCGGCCTTCACGCCTTTCGCCCTGCTGGAGGCCTCCCTGGCCGGATGCCTGAACATCACCCTGCGCGCCTTCGCCAAGTCGCACGACATCGAACTGGGCCACGTGGAGACCACGGTCACCCTGGTCCCGGGCGAGAGCGGCACCACCTTCGAATACAGCGTCGAACTGCCCGAAGGAGTGAGCGAAAAGGACACCAAGCGGCTGCTCGCGGCCCTGAAGGGCTGCCCCATCCACGGCCTGCTCGGCAAGCCCGTGACCTTTGAACTGAAGGCGTAA
- a CDS encoding methyl-accepting chemotaxis protein, which translates to MSYIGELEAKAEKSENVAREAEVRVKESLAQAAQARKQGEAARCEGLLSAAGTLEHSVQAIRDHSATLGVSTGKAREGAAEQQRLISEAASAMEQMNAAVGETAVSAGAAAEDADKVMEQAESGSAVVARTIESIGAVSENSQSLVESVAGLGSQAEGVGAIMGVISDIADQTNLLALNAAIEAARAGDAGRGFAVVADEVRKLAEKTMDATRDVGVAIEGIQDQVARTIDGVKNMSGLADEAAGLARESGDALKEIVSHSGTSAERIGAIATASSQQSVASEAVTRTITAVHDISSDTDEGMAEATRAVDELSRRVEELAVMTGVFRLVGSGRVQEIIGALAESEAVRSGRRDRLEQAVRDALKRNEFLELMYITDAEGRQTVSNLGGKVSGYAEDASAFGSNWADRPWFKGVAETGAFHISDVYTSSASGRECITVSGPFFGRDGRMLGVIAADVSVSA; encoded by the coding sequence GTGAGTTACATCGGCGAGTTGGAAGCCAAGGCCGAAAAGAGCGAAAATGTAGCCCGGGAGGCCGAGGTCCGCGTGAAGGAATCCCTGGCCCAGGCCGCCCAGGCGCGCAAGCAGGGCGAGGCCGCTCGTTGCGAGGGGCTGTTGTCCGCCGCCGGAACCCTGGAACACTCGGTCCAGGCCATCCGCGACCATTCGGCCACCCTCGGGGTGTCCACGGGCAAGGCGCGCGAAGGCGCGGCCGAGCAGCAGCGGCTCATCTCAGAGGCCGCCTCGGCCATGGAGCAGATGAACGCGGCCGTGGGCGAGACTGCGGTCAGCGCGGGTGCGGCCGCCGAGGACGCGGACAAGGTCATGGAACAGGCTGAGTCCGGTTCCGCCGTGGTCGCGCGGACCATCGAATCCATCGGCGCTGTTTCCGAAAATTCCCAGTCCCTGGTCGAGAGCGTGGCCGGGCTCGGCTCCCAGGCCGAGGGGGTCGGCGCGATCATGGGCGTGATTTCCGACATCGCGGACCAGACCAACCTGCTGGCGCTCAACGCGGCCATCGAGGCCGCCCGGGCGGGCGACGCCGGGCGCGGTTTCGCCGTGGTGGCCGACGAGGTGCGCAAGCTGGCCGAGAAGACCATGGACGCCACCCGCGACGTGGGCGTGGCCATCGAGGGCATCCAGGACCAGGTGGCGCGGACCATAGACGGGGTCAAAAACATGTCCGGCCTGGCCGACGAGGCCGCCGGGCTGGCCCGCGAATCCGGGGATGCCCTGAAGGAAATCGTGTCCCATTCCGGGACCAGCGCCGAGCGCATCGGGGCCATCGCCACCGCCTCCAGCCAGCAGTCCGTGGCCAGCGAGGCGGTCACCCGGACCATCACGGCCGTGCATGACATATCCTCGGACACGGACGAGGGCATGGCCGAGGCCACCCGGGCCGTGGACGAACTGAGCCGCCGCGTGGAGGAGCTGGCCGTCATGACCGGCGTGTTCCGCCTGGTGGGCAGCGGCCGGGTCCAGGAGATCATCGGCGCCCTGGCCGAATCCGAGGCGGTCCGGTCCGGACGGCGCGACCGTCTGGAGCAGGCCGTGCGCGACGCCCTGAAGCGAAACGAGTTTCTTGAACTCATGTACATCACCGACGCCGAGGGCAGGCAGACGGTCAGCAACCTCGGGGGCAAGGTCTCGGGCTATGCCGAGGACGCCTCGGCCTTCGGCTCGAACTGGGCCGACCGGCCCTGGTTCAAGGGCGTGGCCGAGACCGGCGCCTTCCACATCTCCGACGTCTATACCTCCTCGGCCTCGGGCCGGGAGTGCATCACCGTGTCCGGTCCGTTCTTTGGTCGGGACGGCCGGATGCTCGGCGTGATCGCCGCGGACGTGAGCGTCTCCGCCTAG
- a CDS encoding phenylacetate--CoA ligase family protein produces the protein MIYDVKNETLPREDMEALQLRRLKSLCERVYANVPFYKKKFDEKGVKPQDIKTLKDVSLLPFTVKQDLRDQYPFGMFAVPKDQIVRIHSSSGTTGTATVVGYTKRDIENWGELVARCMMAAGASAADTVHNAYGYGLFTGGLGAHYGAEALGATVVPMSGGSTRRQVTLLKDFAPDVICCTPSYALFLAETGLEMGIDIRELPLRIGIFGAEPWTNEMRADIEKKLGITAIDIYGLSEIMGPGVAIECAAAQDGLHIQEDHFLAETIDPVSGEPVGPGEEGELVFTTLTKEGIPLIRYRTRDLTTLNYTPCKCGRTTVRMRRVTGRSDDMLIIRGVNVFPSQIESILIDTEGLTPHYQLIIERQGNLDTLEVQVEVNEALFSDEIKSLQRVESKVMKNIKEFLGVTAKVKLVEPKSIERSLGKAKRIIDNRHKD, from the coding sequence ATGATCTACGATGTGAAGAACGAGACCCTGCCCAGGGAGGACATGGAAGCGCTCCAGCTGCGCAGGCTCAAATCGCTGTGCGAGCGGGTCTACGCCAACGTCCCGTTCTACAAGAAAAAATTCGACGAGAAGGGAGTCAAGCCACAGGACATCAAGACCCTGAAGGACGTCTCCCTGCTGCCCTTCACCGTCAAGCAGGACCTCCGCGACCAGTATCCCTTCGGCATGTTCGCCGTGCCCAAGGACCAGATCGTCCGCATCCACTCCTCCTCGGGCACCACCGGCACGGCCACCGTGGTCGGCTACACCAAGCGCGACATCGAGAACTGGGGCGAACTCGTGGCCCGGTGCATGATGGCCGCCGGGGCTTCGGCCGCTGACACTGTCCACAACGCCTACGGCTACGGCCTGTTCACCGGGGGGTTGGGCGCGCACTACGGGGCCGAGGCCCTGGGCGCCACGGTCGTGCCCATGTCCGGCGGCTCCACCCGAAGGCAGGTCACCCTGCTCAAGGACTTCGCCCCGGACGTCATCTGCTGCACCCCCTCCTACGCCCTGTTCCTGGCCGAGACCGGTCTGGAGATGGGCATCGACATCCGCGAGCTGCCCCTGCGCATCGGCATCTTCGGGGCCGAGCCCTGGACCAACGAGATGCGCGCGGACATCGAGAAGAAGCTCGGCATCACGGCTATCGACATCTACGGCCTGTCCGAGATCATGGGCCCGGGCGTGGCCATCGAATGCGCCGCCGCCCAGGACGGCCTGCACATCCAGGAAGACCACTTCCTGGCCGAGACCATCGACCCGGTCAGCGGCGAACCCGTGGGCCCTGGCGAGGAAGGCGAACTGGTCTTCACCACCCTGACCAAGGAAGGCATCCCGCTCATCCGCTACCGCACCCGCGACCTGACCACCCTGAACTACACGCCGTGCAAATGCGGCCGCACCACCGTGCGCATGAGGCGCGTCACCGGCCGCTCCGACGACATGCTCATCATCCGGGGCGTCAACGTGTTCCCGTCCCAGATCGAGTCCATCCTCATCGACACCGAGGGGCTGACCCCGCACTACCAGCTGATCATCGAACGCCAGGGCAACCTCGACACCCTGGAGGTCCAGGTGGAGGTCAACGAGGCCCTGTTCTCCGACGAGATCAAGAGTTTACAGCGTGTGGAATCGAAGGTAATGAAGAACATTAAGGAATTCCTGGGCGTCACCGCCAAGGTCAAACTGGTCGAACCCAAGAGCATCGAGCGTTCCCTGGGCAAGGCCAAGCGCATCATCGACAACCGCCACAAGGACTAA
- a CDS encoding nitroreductase family protein produces the protein MTFRELMERNRSRRKFDESRPVSADELTELVDLVRFMPSGRNLQPLKYIVTADPAQCVEIFPLLGWAGYLADWKGPAEGERPTGYIIMLLDKDVADTPHCDDGIACQSLMLGAVEKGYGGCIIATVNRKKLAALFDLPDRLEILMVLALGVPAQEVVLESLPSDGSIKYWTGEDGKHHVPKRGLDEILVGRFPKN, from the coding sequence ATGACATTCAGGGAATTGATGGAGCGCAACCGGTCGCGGCGCAAGTTCGACGAGTCCAGGCCGGTGAGCGCGGATGAACTGACCGAACTGGTGGACCTGGTCCGGTTCATGCCCTCGGGCAGGAACCTCCAGCCGCTCAAGTACATCGTCACCGCCGATCCGGCGCAGTGCGTCGAAATTTTCCCGCTTCTGGGCTGGGCAGGGTACCTCGCCGACTGGAAGGGCCCGGCCGAGGGCGAGCGACCCACGGGATACATCATCATGCTTCTGGACAAGGATGTGGCCGACACGCCCCACTGCGATGACGGCATCGCCTGCCAGAGCCTCATGCTCGGCGCGGTGGAAAAGGGATACGGCGGCTGCATCATCGCCACGGTCAACCGCAAGAAGCTGGCCGCGCTCTTCGACCTCCCGGACCGCCTCGAGATCCTCATGGTCCTGGCCCTGGGCGTCCCGGCCCAGGAAGTGGTCCTGGAATCGCTTCCCTCGGACGGCAGTATAAAGTATTGGACCGGCGAGGACGGCAAACACCACGTGCCCAAGCGCGGGCTCGACGAGATTCTGGTGGGGCGTTTCCCCAAGAATTGA
- the coaD gene encoding pantetheine-phosphate adenylyltransferase produces the protein MAKLNPRLAVYPGTFDPLTMGHVSLTRRGLKVFDNIILAVAESTPKKTLFTVGERVALAQDVFRDEPRVSVASFDCLLIDYVESRGAGAIMRGLRAVSDFEYEFQMALMNRKLKWEIETVFMMTDFKWMYLSSTIVKEVAQYGGDIRGLVPGPVATALSVKFGVKPQDWGHNHYI, from the coding sequence ATGGCGAAATTGAACCCCAGGCTGGCCGTGTACCCCGGCACGTTCGATCCTCTGACCATGGGTCACGTGAGTCTGACCCGCCGCGGGCTGAAGGTCTTCGACAACATCATCCTGGCCGTGGCCGAGAGCACGCCCAAGAAGACCCTGTTCACCGTGGGCGAGCGGGTGGCCTTGGCCCAAGACGTGTTCCGCGACGAGCCCAGGGTTTCGGTGGCCTCCTTCGACTGCCTGCTCATCGACTACGTGGAGAGCAGGGGGGCCGGGGCGATCATGCGCGGCCTGCGCGCGGTCTCGGATTTCGAGTACGAGTTCCAGATGGCGCTCATGAACCGCAAGCTCAAGTGGGAGATCGAGACCGTCTTCATGATGACCGACTTCAAGTGGATGTACCTGAGTTCCACCATCGTCAAGGAAGTGGCCCAGTACGGCGGCGACATCCGGGGGCTCGTCCCCGGCCCGGTGGCCACGGCCCTGTCCGTCAAGTTCGGCGTCAAGCCCCAGGACTGGGGGCACAACCACTACATATGA
- the rsfS gene encoding ribosome silencing factor, with protein sequence MLNKEKKFAEMASVDKARDVAGWLDAKQGERISIIDVTGLSSVTDMILVVSARGVKHAQALASHILDKAAEENMEFLSMEGHKTGEWVLIDLNDVLVHVFLDELREFYNIEGMWTEAPRVEFEA encoded by the coding sequence TTGCTTAACAAAGAAAAGAAATTCGCCGAAATGGCGAGCGTCGACAAGGCCCGTGACGTGGCCGGATGGCTCGACGCCAAACAGGGCGAGCGGATCAGCATCATCGACGTGACGGGGTTGAGCTCGGTCACGGACATGATCCTGGTGGTCTCGGCCCGGGGCGTGAAGCACGCCCAGGCCCTGGCCTCGCACATTCTGGACAAGGCCGCCGAAGAGAACATGGAATTCCTGAGCATGGAGGGCCACAAGACCGGCGAGTGGGTCCTGATCGACCTGAACGACGTGCTCGTGCACGTCTTCCTGGACGAGCTCAGGGAGTTCTACAACATCGAAGGCATGTGGACCGAAGCTCCCCGCGTGGAGTTCGAGGCCTAA
- a CDS encoding MBL fold metallo-hydrolase RNA specificity domain-containing protein, which translates to MKVTFMGAARTVSGSCYILECGGRRFAVDCGMHQGNREIEKRNWNIDAYAPKKLDFILITHAHMDHTGLLPALVAKGYRNPIYCTAPTRDLLEIMLLDSAHIQEMEAEWDNRKQRRTGGDMVKPLYTIADAERTTPLFATIEYSKTFEPVPGVKVTYKDAGHILGSAFIEIEYEEDGKRTKAVFSGDLGRPEQLIVNDPSDMECVDYLFMESTYGNRNHVDEKGSLEELAEAIAYSYGNGEKVVIPAFAVERSQQIIYSLFLLRKQGKLPADMPVYLDSPLAIRATEIFRKHPEYFDEKTQEYIRNGENPLDLPNLHFTQTREQSQAINETEGPAIVISASGMANAGRIKHHLKHNLWRPGASVVFVGWQGVGTPGRKIVNGAEKITIFGEEVLVKAKVFTINGFSGHAGRDELLGWLGTMQGKPIKIMLVHGEAEVQTEFAKLITEKFGFEVHIPEYMEILELEPGKELAPVVDLEVARPRVDWEFLLADSETLYQELRNRIRDVEKRPWVDQAELRDKLLGINRTIVELVSEM; encoded by the coding sequence ATGAAAGTGACCTTCATGGGCGCGGCCCGGACCGTCAGCGGCTCCTGTTACATCCTTGAATGCGGAGGCAGGCGGTTCGCCGTGGACTGCGGCATGCACCAGGGCAACCGGGAGATCGAGAAACGCAACTGGAACATCGACGCGTACGCCCCCAAGAAGCTGGACTTCATCCTGATCACCCACGCCCACATGGACCATACCGGGCTGCTGCCCGCCCTGGTGGCCAAGGGTTACCGCAATCCCATCTACTGCACCGCGCCGACCCGCGACCTTCTGGAGATCATGCTCCTGGACTCGGCCCACATCCAGGAGATGGAGGCCGAGTGGGACAACCGCAAGCAGCGCCGCACCGGCGGCGACATGGTCAAGCCGTTGTACACCATCGCCGACGCCGAGCGGACCACGCCGCTGTTCGCGACCATCGAGTACTCCAAGACGTTCGAGCCCGTGCCGGGCGTCAAGGTGACCTACAAGGACGCCGGGCACATCCTCGGCTCGGCCTTTATCGAGATCGAGTACGAGGAGGACGGCAAGCGGACCAAGGCGGTCTTTTCCGGCGACCTGGGCAGGCCGGAGCAGCTCATCGTCAACGACCCTTCCGACATGGAGTGCGTGGATTACCTGTTTATGGAGTCCACCTATGGCAACCGCAACCACGTGGACGAGAAGGGCAGCCTGGAGGAATTGGCCGAGGCCATCGCCTACAGCTACGGCAACGGCGAGAAGGTGGTCATCCCGGCCTTTGCCGTGGAGCGTTCGCAGCAGATCATCTATTCCCTGTTTCTGCTCAGGAAGCAGGGCAAGCTGCCTGCGGACATGCCGGTCTACCTGGACAGCCCGCTGGCCATCCGGGCCACGGAGATTTTCCGCAAGCATCCAGAATATTTCGACGAGAAGACCCAGGAATACATCCGGAACGGGGAGAACCCCCTGGACCTGCCCAATCTCCATTTCACCCAGACGCGCGAGCAGTCCCAGGCCATCAACGAGACCGAGGGGCCGGCCATCGTCATCTCGGCCAGCGGCATGGCCAACGCGGGCAGGATCAAGCACCATCTCAAGCACAACCTGTGGCGTCCCGGGGCCAGCGTGGTCTTTGTGGGCTGGCAGGGCGTGGGCACGCCGGGCCGAAAGATCGTCAACGGGGCCGAGAAGATCACCATCTTCGGCGAGGAGGTCCTGGTCAAGGCCAAGGTCTTCACCATCAACGGCTTTTCCGGCCATGCCGGGCGCGACGAGCTTCTGGGCTGGCTCGGGACCATGCAGGGCAAGCCCATCAAGATCATGCTCGTGCACGGCGAGGCCGAGGTCCAGACGGAGTTCGCCAAGCTGATCACCGAGAAGTTCGGCTTCGAGGTGCACATCCCCGAATACATGGAGATTCTGGAACTCGAACCGGGCAAGGAACTGGCGCCAGTGGTGGACCTGGAAGTGGCCCGGCCGCGCGTGGACTGGGAATTCCTGTTGGCCGACTCCGAGACCCTGTACCAGGAGCTGCGCAATCGCATCCGGGATGTGGAAAAGCGCCCGTGGGTGGACCAGGCGGAGCTGCGTGACAAGCTCCTTGGCATCAACCGCACCATCGTGGAGCTCGTCTCCGAGATGTAG
- a CDS encoding DMT family transporter — MTDSKKATLYGLATVSIWSTVASAFKIALRGLDPLQLLLCACAVSILVLAAILLIQGKLGELTRMGRKETVRCALLGLLNPFLYYTILFKAYDLLPAQEAQPINYTWAVTLSLLSVPLLGQKLSARALMAILLSYLGVVVISTHGDLLGMRFSSLQGVALALGSTVIWALYWIFNTRSQADPMAGLLLSFLTGFPFILAATLLFSEIPPLATGPLMAAAYVGLFEMGITFALWLTAMKYAARPEGGGTARVANLIFLSPFLSLVFIHFLVGETIHPATVFGLAFIIAGNALMQYSPRKRA, encoded by the coding sequence GTGACCGACAGCAAGAAAGCCACGCTCTACGGCCTGGCCACGGTGTCCATCTGGTCCACCGTGGCCTCGGCCTTCAAGATAGCCCTGCGCGGCCTCGACCCGCTGCAACTGCTGCTCTGCGCCTGCGCCGTGTCCATCCTGGTCCTGGCGGCCATCCTGCTCATTCAGGGCAAGCTTGGCGAACTGACGCGCATGGGCCGCAAAGAGACGGTGCGCTGCGCCCTGCTCGGGCTGCTCAACCCGTTCCTCTACTACACCATCCTGTTCAAGGCCTACGACCTCCTGCCCGCCCAGGAGGCCCAGCCCATAAACTACACCTGGGCCGTGACCCTGTCGCTGCTGTCCGTGCCCCTGCTCGGCCAGAAGCTCTCGGCCAGGGCGCTCATGGCCATCCTGCTCAGCTACCTCGGGGTGGTGGTCATCTCCACCCACGGCGACCTGCTCGGCATGCGCTTTTCCAGCCTGCAGGGCGTGGCCCTGGCCCTGGGCAGCACGGTCATCTGGGCCCTGTACTGGATCTTCAACACCCGAAGCCAGGCCGACCCCATGGCCGGGCTGCTGCTGAGCTTCTTGACCGGATTCCCCTTCATCCTGGCGGCCACCCTGCTTTTCTCCGAAATACCGCCGCTCGCCACCGGCCCGCTTATGGCCGCCGCCTACGTTGGGCTGTTCGAGATGGGAATCACCTTCGCCCTGTGGCTCACGGCCATGAAATACGCGGCCCGGCCCGAGGGCGGGGGCACCGCCCGGGTGGCCAACCTGATCTTCCTGTCGCCCTTCCTCTCCCTGGTTTTCATCCACTTCCTGGTGGGCGAGACCATCCACCCGGCCACGGTGTTCGGCCTGGCCTTCATCATCGCGGGCAACGCCCTGATGCAATACTCCCCGAGAAAACGCGCCTGA
- a CDS encoding TIGR00730 family Rossman fold protein, whose protein sequence is MIHRSKQYLIDDLSIHESWRLFKIMSEIVDGFENLSEIGPAVSVFGSARVKQDEPLYQKTVELSKALSEAGFSVITGGGPGLMEAGNKGAFENGGESIGLHIHLPMEQKNNEFLNVKSEFRYFFIRKLMFIKYALAYVALPGGYGTLDELSEALVLIQTHRIKPFPIVLFGTEFWSGLIDWFKSQMVPNGFCRAEDLDLFKVTDDVDEVVSYIRKHVIV, encoded by the coding sequence ATGATTCATCGTTCCAAGCAATACCTCATCGACGACCTGTCCATCCACGAGTCCTGGCGGCTCTTCAAGATCATGTCCGAAATCGTCGACGGTTTCGAGAACCTGTCCGAGATCGGCCCGGCCGTGTCCGTGTTCGGATCGGCCCGGGTCAAGCAGGACGAACCGCTCTACCAGAAGACCGTGGAGCTGTCCAAGGCATTGTCCGAGGCGGGATTCTCGGTCATCACCGGCGGCGGCCCGGGCCTCATGGAGGCGGGCAACAAGGGGGCGTTCGAGAACGGCGGGGAATCCATCGGCCTGCACATCCATCTGCCCATGGAGCAAAAGAACAACGAGTTCCTGAACGTCAAGAGCGAGTTCCGCTACTTCTTCATCCGCAAGCTCATGTTCATCAAGTACGCCCTGGCCTACGTGGCCCTGCCCGGCGGCTACGGCACCCTGGACGAATTGTCCGAGGCATTGGTGCTCATCCAGACCCACCGCATCAAGCCGTTCCCCATCGTCCTCTTCGGCACCGAGTTCTGGTCCGGGCTCATCGACTGGTTCAAGAGCCAGATGGTCCCCAACGGATTCTGCAGGGCCGAGGATCTCGACCTGTTCAAGGTCACCGACGACGTGGACGAGGTGGTCAGCTACATCCGCAAGCACGTCATCGTGTAG
- the gpmI gene encoding 2,3-bisphosphoglycerate-independent phosphoglycerate mutase: MAEPKKTLLLILDGWGIAPDGAGNCVRNAATPHLDRLLAEYPSTRLTCSGRAVGLPDGFMGNSEVGHMNIGGGRVIYQDMTRIDMAIEDGSLFDNPVLKRLMDRTKAGSGRLHLMGLLSDGGVHSHLRHLFALLDMAKAEGVPEVFIHVFMDGRDTAQKGGLAYLRTLRAKLDELGLGTIATLSGRFWAMDRDKRFERVEKAYRALVDGQGVSIDDPVAAVEARYAEGEFDEFVKPSVVAGVDGRIQDGDGLFFFNFRADRAREISRAIFEKDFNEFDRPNVPVPAMFATMTRYESTFPMETAFPPEDYEGTLGEFASAHGMKQLRIAETEKYAHVTYFLNCGREEPFPGEDRIMIPSPREVATYDLKPQMSADEVADTLIAKWGEYDLCVCNLANLDMVGHTGIMEAAEKACVAVDGCVGRIVDTVLESGGRVLMTADHGNAEQMLDQSGAPHTAHSTNPVPLVFMEKGREDAVLDEGILGDIATTVIGLWGMEPPAGMTGKNLVHKG, encoded by the coding sequence ATGGCCGAACCCAAGAAGACACTGCTGCTGATACTGGACGGCTGGGGCATCGCCCCGGACGGCGCGGGCAACTGTGTGCGCAATGCCGCCACCCCGCATCTCGACCGGCTCCTGGCCGAATATCCCTCCACCCGCCTGACCTGCTCGGGACGCGCCGTGGGGCTGCCCGACGGCTTCATGGGCAACTCCGAGGTGGGCCACATGAACATCGGCGGAGGGCGGGTAATCTACCAGGACATGACCCGCATCGACATGGCCATAGAGGACGGCTCCCTGTTCGACAATCCCGTCCTCAAGAGGCTGATGGACAGGACCAAGGCGGGTTCCGGGCGGCTGCATCTCATGGGGCTGCTCTCGGACGGCGGGGTCCATTCGCACCTGCGCCACCTGTTCGCCCTGCTGGACATGGCCAAGGCCGAGGGCGTTCCCGAGGTCTTCATCCACGTCTTCATGGACGGCCGCGATACGGCGCAGAAGGGCGGGCTCGCCTATCTGCGCACCCTGCGGGCCAAGCTCGACGAACTCGGCCTGGGCACGATCGCCACCCTGTCCGGCCGGTTCTGGGCCATGGACCGCGACAAGCGGTTCGAGCGCGTGGAAAAGGCCTACCGGGCCCTGGTGGACGGCCAGGGCGTGTCCATCGACGACCCGGTCGCGGCCGTGGAGGCGCGCTACGCCGAGGGCGAGTTCGACGAATTCGTCAAGCCGAGCGTGGTGGCGGGCGTGGACGGGCGCATCCAGGACGGCGACGGCCTGTTCTTCTTCAACTTCCGCGCGGACCGCGCCCGGGAGATCAGCCGTGCCATCTTCGAAAAGGATTTCAACGAGTTCGACCGACCCAACGTGCCGGTCCCGGCCATGTTCGCGACCATGACCCGGTACGAGTCCACTTTCCCCATGGAAACGGCCTTCCCGCCCGAGGACTACGAGGGCACCCTGGGCGAGTTCGCCTCGGCCCATGGCATGAAGCAGCTGCGCATCGCCGAGACCGAGAAATACGCCCACGTGACCTATTTTCTCAACTGCGGGCGCGAGGAGCCGTTCCCGGGCGAGGACCGGATCATGATCCCGTCCCCGCGCGAGGTGGCCACCTACGATCTCAAGCCGCAGATGAGCGCCGATGAGGTGGCCGACACCCTGATCGCCAAGTGGGGCGAGTACGATCTGTGCGTCTGCAACCTGGCCAACCTGGACATGGTCGGGCACACCGGGATCATGGAGGCCGCCGAAAAGGCGTGCGTGGCCGTGGACGGCTGCGTGGGCCGCATCGTGGACACGGTGCTGGAAAGCGGCGGCCGGGTGCTGATGACCGCCGACCACGGCAACGCGGAGCAGATGCTCGACCAGAGCGGCGCGCCGCACACGGCCCATTCCACCAATCCGGTGCCCCTGGTCTTTATGGAAAAGGGGCGCGAGGACGCGGTCCTGGACGAGGGCATCCTCGGCGATATCGCCACCACCGTCATCGGTCTGTGGGGCATGGAGCCGCCCGCCGGAATGACCGGCAAGAACCTGGTACACAAGGGATAA
- the rsmD gene encoding 16S rRNA (guanine(966)-N(2))-methyltransferase RsmD gives MRIVGGQYKGRRILTCEGPGYRPATMKVRESVFSMLTARGVDFQDARVIDMFAGSGSLALECLSRGAPTAWFVEKSPKAAALIRRNLSDLNVDKSRYRVVCKDLFGVLSKGPERPFDLVFIDPPYGRDLLVPALTKALEKGWIARGALVLAEVESAVAPPQDGPLGDMELLTDREYGQTRILLWRN, from the coding sequence GTGCGGATTGTCGGAGGCCAATACAAGGGGCGCAGGATTCTGACCTGCGAGGGCCCCGGATACCGTCCCGCGACCATGAAGGTGCGCGAGTCCGTGTTCTCCATGCTCACGGCGCGGGGCGTGGATTTTCAGGATGCGCGGGTCATCGACATGTTCGCGGGCTCCGGCTCCCTGGCCCTGGAGTGCCTCAGCCGGGGCGCGCCCACGGCCTGGTTCGTGGAGAAGAGCCCCAAGGCCGCCGCGCTCATCCGTCGTAATTTGTCCGATCTGAATGTGGATAAGTCCCGATACAGGGTGGTCTGCAAGGACCTTTTTGGTGTATTGTCCAAAGGCCCGGAGCGCCCTTTCGACCTGGTCTTCATCGATCCGCCCTACGGCCGCGACCTGCTGGTCCCGGCCCTGACCAAGGCGCTCGAGAAAGGCTGGATCGCGCGGGGCGCGCTGGTCCTGGCCGAGGTGGAGAGCGCGGTCGCCCCCCCGCAGGACGGGCCCTTGGGGGACATGGAATTGCTAACCGACCGGGAGTACGGTCAAACCAGGATTTTACTATGGCGAAATTGA
- a CDS encoding ACT domain-containing protein, whose translation MKVDQLSIFLENRAGRLAEVTRILSEAGVNIRALSLADTSDFGILRLIVSDFEKAKAKLKEAGFTVGRTSVVAVEVNDQPGGLNSILTMLQDAGINVEYMYAFVQQSGDSAVLIFRFDRTDQGIELLRKNDINIIPGDKLYAM comes from the coding sequence ATGAAAGTCGATCAACTCTCCATATTTCTGGAAAACCGGGCCGGACGCCTGGCCGAGGTCACCCGCATCCTCTCCGAGGCCGGGGTGAACATCCGCGCCCTGTCCCTGGCCGACACCTCGGACTTCGGCATCCTGCGTCTGATCGTGTCCGACTTTGAAAAGGCCAAGGCCAAATTGAAGGAGGCGGGCTTCACCGTGGGCCGCACCTCGGTGGTTGCCGTGGAGGTCAACGACCAGCCCGGCGGCCTGAACAGCATCCTGACCATGCTCCAGGACGCGGGCATCAACGTGGAATACATGTACGCCTTCGTCCAGCAGTCCGGCGATTCCGCGGTACTGATCTTCCGCTTCGACCGCACGGACCAGGGCATCGAACTGCTCCGCAAGAACGACATCAACATCATCCCCGGCGACAAGCTCTACGCCATGTAG